Part of the Synechococcus sp. MU1643 genome, GCACGCCGAAGGCGGCGAAGGCTGATTCGGCCCTGCCGAGACCACTGTTCACTGATCTGTTGCTTCCCCTTTCAAAACCATGTCTGCAAAAACCGACGAAATTCTCGAATCGCTGAAATCCCTCTCCCTGCTTGAAGCTTCCGAGCTGGTTAAGCAGATCGAAGAGGCCTTCGGCGTGTCCGCCGCAGCATCTGCTGGTGTTGTGATGGCTGCCCCCGGCGCTGCTGGTGGCGGTGGCGAGGCCGCTGAAGAGAAGACCGAATTCGATGTGATCCTCGAAGGCTTCGACGCCTCCGCCAAGATCAAGGTCCTCAAGGCCGTCCGTGAGGTCACGGGCCTGGGTCTGGGCGACGCCAAGGCTCTTGTTGAGGCTGCTCCCAAGGCTGTCAAGGAAGGTGTCTCCAAGGAAGACGCCGAGGCTGCTAAGAAGGCCATCGAAGAAGCAGGCGGCAAGGTCACCCTCAAGTGATCGCCTTGGGAGAGGGTTTATCCCTCTCCTCCCTGTTCTCAGTCATCCGCCGGTTCTTTCAAGGACCGGTTTTTTTGTGTTTATCTCCGGCAACAAAAAAGCCCCGCCAAAGGCGGAGCTTTTGTCGAGAGGAACACGTTCAGGAGTCTGTCCTTGTTTCGACCCTGAAGAGGCGTTCGGCACTCCTCACACAAACTCAACATAAGGGCTTGGATTTAGTTGTAAGCCCCTGTCTGGTCGCCCTCTTAACTGGCACTGTGATGGTTGGTGCTCAGCGGCGGTAAGGAATCACTTGTAGCCGGATAGGAGCATTGCTAGCGAGGCGTGTCGTTCGTCGGCGTGTTGTTCGTGCGGCGGGCAAAGGCGGTGGTGCGATCGGCGGCATCGGGGTTCCCAGTCGGCTAAAAACTGAGCGATGGCCGTGGCTGTTGGCCAGCGCGAGCAGCCGGTTCACCGGTTCCTGGTGAGCGAAATACAGGTGGTTGAGCTGGCGTGCTTGGTAGACACGTCGTTCCAAGGCCCAGCCCGACTCCAGCTGCAGCTGTACGAAGCCATTGAGATCGCGTCTGGGAATTCTGGCCTGACCCACCAAAAGTGGTGCCCTTTGCTGGGGGTCGAGGGCCTCGAGCCTCAGCGATGTGCCGGATTGCTTGAGCCGGAAGCGAAAGCGGGTTCCAAGGTCCTGGCCACCGCTGCGTAGCGAGTAGCCATTGCTGTCCAGGTAGCGCTTGCAGATGGCGCTGAAGTTGAAGCGATTCAGGCTGGGCTCCACCAGTCCGTCCTGGCGTTCCCTCCAACAGCGCGGTTGGGTCTTGATTTGTTCCAGCACCAGCAGTTTCCACTGGACCCTGCCAATCGGTTGAGCGAGTACAGCAAATCGCTCCTGTGGGATGGCAGTGCTGTCAAACAAAGTCCGTGCTGCGCTCGCCTGCGTCAGGCCAGCGTTCAGGAGCCCCACGGCAGTCAGACCGACAGCCCGCAGGTAGGTTCGGCTCATGCACGGTGACGCCAGAAACCGTGTTGTACCGAACAGTGTTGGGACCGATCAATGGCGGAAGGACGGGGACGGGTCGTGGCTGCAGCGACGGATGGTGCCTGTAGCGGCAACCCAGGTCCGGGAGGTTGGGGCGCGTTGCTGCGTTTCGAAGACGGCAGTGTTGAGGAATTCGGTGGTCATGACCCCGACACCACCAACAACCGCATGGAACTGCAGGCCGCGTTGGAGGTGTTGCAACGGCTTGAGCAGCTGCCCCGTCATCCGGATCTCACCCTGCGCACCGACAGCAAATACCTGATTGATGGTCTGGGCTCCTGGATCAACGGTTGGAAGCGCAAAGGCTGGAAAACGGCTGCCGGTAAGCCTGTGCTCAATCAGGACCTCTGGAAGGCCCTGGATGCAGCCCGACTGGACGACGTCCCCCTGAGCTATGTCAAAGGCCACAGCGGTGATCCAGACAACGAACGGGTGGATCGCATCGCTGTGGCGTTCTCCCATAACGCCCAGCCGAACTTGGCTCGGAAGCAGGGAGCAACCGAGGACGCACCAGAGGCCCCATCCGAGGTTGCCCCCAAGCCCCTGCTGCAGGTGTTGTCACGTTTGGAGTTGGCTGATCGCCTGGCGCAAGGTGGTTACAGCCTCTCGCTGCTGGAGTTGGCGCAATTGGTGGAAAAGCCGCTTAAACAGCTGGAAACCAAAGCTGAGAGCTGGATCTGGAGGGATTGGATCGTCCAGCCCCAGGCGGAGGGGCGCTGGACCCTGCAACGTCGCGAGGCAGGATCAGAACAGTCCTGAGCCCGAGCATGTCGCCGTCCCCTTCGGCCGGACCGCTCAGCAGCGGTGCCTTCTATCAGCGTTGGCTTGGCCCGGTGCTGGCGCGGGACGACGGCCTCGATGCTGAACAGCTGTCGCGCACTGCGCTTACGGCGCTTGGTCAGGCCAGCCTGCGGCGCCGCTGGCCAGGGTTGTCCACTGTGCTGGATGGCGTGGCGGCTGATCTGCAACGGCGTGATCTGCGCCTGGAGCAGGTGCTGTTTGGCTGCCGCTTCCCCAACCCGGTGGGTTTGGCGGCTGGCTTCGACAAGAACGGTGTGGCGGCCGGAATCTGGGATCGCTTCGGCTTTGGCTTTGCCGAAGTGGGCACGGTCACCTGGCATGGCCAGCCTGGCAACCCCAAACCACGCCTGTTCCGATTAGCGGAAGAACAGGCCGCGTTGAACAGGATGGGATTCAACAACGACGGCGCTAAGGCGTTGTTGCAAACCCTGGAGCGTCAACGGCTGGATCCGCCGGGCCGGCGGCCGGCGGTGCTTGGGATCAACGTCGGCAAATCCAAGATCACCGCTTTGGAGCAGGCCCCGGACGACTACGCGGCTTCCCTGGAGTTGTTGTCCTCCTTGGCGGACTATGCGGTGATCAACGTCAGCTCTCCCAACACCCCCGGCCTGCGTGATCTGCAGGACACGGCCCAGTTGCGGAGGCTTGTGGAGCGGCTGCGAAGGCTGCCGGCCTGCCCGCCTTTACTCGTGAAAATCGCACCGGATCTTGATGATGAGTCGATTGATGCCGTGGCCCGTTTGGCCTTTGAAGAGGGCCTGGCCGGTGTGATTGCGGTCAACACCAGTCTCAATCGGTTGGGCCTTGAGCAACGGCGTCTGCCGCAGACCGGGCGCACCCTGGCGGAGGAGGCCGGTGGTCTCAGCGGTGCCCCCCTGCGCCATCGGGCCCAGGAGGTGATCCGTCGCTTGCGGGCCAGTGCTGGTCCGGCGTTGCCGTTAATCGGTGTGGGTGGGATTGATTCTCCGCAAGTTGCCTGGGAGCGCATCACCGCAGGTGCCTCCCTGGTGCAGCTTTATACGGGCTGGATTTTTCAGGGGCCGGATCTGGTGCCGCGGATTCTGGAAGGCCTGCTGCTGCAGTTGGATCGCCATGGCTTGCGCACGATTGCGGAGGCGTCAGGCAGTGGCTTGCCCTGGCAGGACTGAACGTGTTGCTTCAAAGGAACCTCATCTGAGCGATGTTGCGCCCTTAAATGTCTCTTTTGCGGAGTGATTCAAGGGGTGATCGTCGACAGCGTTGGCTTAGTGGATAAATCCGCTTGCCACTGCTCGCTTTTGGTGAGCTACCTCAACTCAAAGTGGTCAGCTTGGCTTGAACTCAGCTGTGAGCCACGCTGGTGATGTCTATGCGTTTTGACGGGAGTCGGGATGGGCGTTGACATGCGCCATGGCGGCAACCTCGAAGCAGCCGCTGCAAGGTTGAACTGCAAGCCATCGCAGCTGCTGGATGCCAGTGCTTCTCTGGCCCCATGGAGTCCTCGCTGTTCTGGTATCTCTCCGGCCGCCATTCGTGACTATCCCGATCGGGGTCAGACGTCGCTGAGCCATGCGATTGCCGGCCTGCATGGCCTGGACCCTGATGATGTGCTGCCAGGGAATGGTGCTGCCGAATTGTTCACTTGGGCTGCGCGCGACGCCTCGGTGTCGGGTGAAAGTGTGATGCTTTCACCGGGTTTTGCGGATTACGGACGTGCCCTGAATTGTTGGTCAGCGTTATCCCGCCAGCAGCAGCTACCCCTGGTCTGGAGTGAGGCATTCCCGCAATTGTTCCCCGAGCCAGGTCCTGGGGTTGTGTTGTGGATCTGCAATCCCCACAACCCCACCGGCCAGCTCTGGAGCCGTGCTTCGTTGCAGCCGTTGCTCGAGCGCTATGCGCTGGTGATTTGCGATGAAGCCTTTCTTCCCTTGGTGCCCAATGGCGAGCAGCAGTCGTTGCTTCCCTTGGTTGCAGAGCATTCGAACCTGGTAGTGATTCGCAGCCTCACCAAGCTCTACGGCATCGCAGGGTTGCGTTTGGGCTATGCCGTGGCCCAGCCCCAACGTCTTCAGCGTTGGACGCAGTGGCGAGATCCCTGGCCGGTGAACGGCATTGCCTTAGCCATTGGCGAACGTTTGTTGGCATCGCCGCGGCGTTACCACCGTTGGTGCGCACGGGTGCAGCGTTGGGTGGCCACAGAAGGAGCCTGGATGCAGCAGCAGCTGGCGCAGCTGCCGGGCATTACCCCCATGCCGTCTTCTGTGAATTACCTGCTGATTCGCGCGCATAGCTCTTTGGTGCCATTGCGGGAAGCACTGGAGCAGAGGCATCGCATCCTTCTGCGCGATTGCCGCTCCTTCGAGGGATTGGGTGAAACCTGGCTACGGATTGGGTTGCATGCTCGCCGCAACAACCGCCGCATCTTGAGGGCGTTGCGTGAGGAGTTGAAGCGCGGCCCTCTGACTTGACTCAGGCCACCAGCGTCTGAAGCAAGGCCGCCAGTTGCCGTTCGGCATCCCGTTCAGCCAGGGCCTGCATGCCTTCACGCATCTGGGCAAGGAGATCGGGTGCAGCTTTGTCTTGCCCCAGCCGTGTTGCCAGGAGCCGTTCAACGGTGTTCAGCAACACAGGTTGATTGGGCTCGTGTTGATGCACGATCACCGCAGCACCAAAGGATGCGGCACAGGCTGCATTGGCTTCCTGATGCTGATCTGCCGCCTGCGGAAACGGCACCAATACGGCTGGGGTCCTGCAGACCGCCAGTTCACTCAGGCTGCCTGCCCCGGCACGGCTGATGACCAGGTCGGCATGTTGCAGCAGCCCGGGAATCTCATTGCTGAAGCGGCGTTCCACCAACTGTGGATGTCGCAGCTGCTCGATGTCGGGATCGTTGTCGCCGGTGAGGTGCACCACGCGGCAGCCCTGCTTCAACAGGGCCGGCACCGCAGCACGCACCATCCGGTTGAGGCCAACGGCGCCTTGACTGCCTCCCATCACGACAAGCAGCGGTCCCTCGCCGGCGGGCACCCAGCTCGGTAGGGGTTGTGGGGCCAGAAAACTGGAACGCACCGGCGTGCCCGTCAGCACAGGCTGGCTGCTCGGGATGCGCTTGGCGGCAGCGGGGATGCCGATGGCCACGGCGCTGCAGAAGCGACCCAGCAAGCGGGTGACCCGCCCCGGGATGGCATTGGATTCATGCAGCACCACGGGAATGCCGCACCAGCGCGCCGCCAGGATCGCCGGGGCGGCGATGTAGCCGCCGGTGGTGAACACCACATCGATCTCGTTCCGGCGGATCACCCGCCGCACGCTGACGCTGGCCAGCAACAGCCGCAGCAACTGCAGCAGCTTGGTGAGTCCGCGCCCCTGGAGGCCACCGGCGTTCACGCACACCAAACCAAAATGCTCTGGCACCAGCTGTGTTTCGAGCCGATCGGGCACCCCCACCCAGCGCACAAGCCACTGCTCTTCAACTGCTTCTGCAACAGCCAGAGCGGGGAAGAGATGGCCGCCGGTGCCGCTGGCGGCGAT contains:
- a CDS encoding threonine-phosphate decarboxylase, encoding MGVDMRHGGNLEAAAARLNCKPSQLLDASASLAPWSPRCSGISPAAIRDYPDRGQTSLSHAIAGLHGLDPDDVLPGNGAAELFTWAARDASVSGESVMLSPGFADYGRALNCWSALSRQQQLPLVWSEAFPQLFPEPGPGVVLWICNPHNPTGQLWSRASLQPLLERYALVICDEAFLPLVPNGEQQSLLPLVAEHSNLVVIRSLTKLYGIAGLRLGYAVAQPQRLQRWTQWRDPWPVNGIALAIGERLLASPRRYHRWCARVQRWVATEGAWMQQQLAQLPGITPMPSSVNYLLIRAHSSLVPLREALEQRHRILLRDCRSFEGLGETWLRIGLHARRNNRRILRALREELKRGPLT
- a CDS encoding quinone-dependent dihydroorotate dehydrogenase, which gives rise to MSPSPSAGPLSSGAFYQRWLGPVLARDDGLDAEQLSRTALTALGQASLRRRWPGLSTVLDGVAADLQRRDLRLEQVLFGCRFPNPVGLAAGFDKNGVAAGIWDRFGFGFAEVGTVTWHGQPGNPKPRLFRLAEEQAALNRMGFNNDGAKALLQTLERQRLDPPGRRPAVLGINVGKSKITALEQAPDDYAASLELLSSLADYAVINVSSPNTPGLRDLQDTAQLRRLVERLRRLPACPPLLVKIAPDLDDESIDAVARLAFEEGLAGVIAVNTSLNRLGLEQRRLPQTGRTLAEEAGGLSGAPLRHRAQEVIRRLRASAGPALPLIGVGGIDSPQVAWERITAGASLVQLYTGWIFQGPDLVPRILEGLLLQLDRHGLRTIAEASGSGLPWQD
- the rplL gene encoding 50S ribosomal protein L7/L12 codes for the protein MSAKTDEILESLKSLSLLEASELVKQIEEAFGVSAAASAGVVMAAPGAAGGGGEAAEEKTEFDVILEGFDASAKIKVLKAVREVTGLGLGDAKALVEAAPKAVKEGVSKEDAEAAKKAIEEAGGKVTLK
- the rnhA gene encoding ribonuclease HI, which codes for MAEGRGRVVAAATDGACSGNPGPGGWGALLRFEDGSVEEFGGHDPDTTNNRMELQAALEVLQRLEQLPRHPDLTLRTDSKYLIDGLGSWINGWKRKGWKTAAGKPVLNQDLWKALDAARLDDVPLSYVKGHSGDPDNERVDRIAVAFSHNAQPNLARKQGATEDAPEAPSEVAPKPLLQVLSRLELADRLAQGGYSLSLLELAQLVEKPLKQLETKAESWIWRDWIVQPQAEGRWTLQRREAGSEQS
- a CDS encoding DUF3747 domain-containing protein, translating into MSRTYLRAVGLTAVGLLNAGLTQASAARTLFDSTAIPQERFAVLAQPIGRVQWKLLVLEQIKTQPRCWRERQDGLVEPSLNRFNFSAICKRYLDSNGYSLRSGGQDLGTRFRFRLKQSGTSLRLEALDPQQRAPLLVGQARIPRRDLNGFVQLQLESGWALERRVYQARQLNHLYFAHQEPVNRLLALANSHGHRSVFSRLGTPMPPIAPPPLPAARTTRRRTTRLASNAPIRLQVIPYRR
- the murG gene encoding undecaprenyldiphospho-muramoylpentapeptide beta-N-acetylglucosaminyltransferase, which produces MTRLLIAASGTGGHLFPALAVAEAVEEQWLVRWVGVPDRLETQLVPEHFGLVCVNAGGLQGRGLTKLLQLLRLLLASVSVRRVIRRNEIDVVFTTGGYIAAPAILAARWCGIPVVLHESNAIPGRVTRLLGRFCSAVAIGIPAAAKRIPSSQPVLTGTPVRSSFLAPQPLPSWVPAGEGPLLVVMGGSQGAVGLNRMVRAAVPALLKQGCRVVHLTGDNDPDIEQLRHPQLVERRFSNEIPGLLQHADLVISRAGAGSLSELAVCRTPAVLVPFPQAADQHQEANAACAASFGAAVIVHQHEPNQPVLLNTVERLLATRLGQDKAAPDLLAQMREGMQALAERDAERQLAALLQTLVA